TAGCGTCATAAACCATGTGAGATATTGCCACTACGGTTATATCAGTGCCCTTTCTGCGCACGATACCTTGCCCGATGGGTACCTCGTATGGGTGTTCAGGCACATATCCCAGAGAATCATAAATCCATCTGTGCTCAAAAAACATCACAGGGTTGCCGTCTTTAACAGCAGAAATCAATAATCCTTTTACATCGTAGGGGGTCGCAGGCATGAGAACTTTTAACCCGGGTATTTGAGTAAAAAGACCATGCAAAGCCTGAGAATGCTGGCCGGCCGAGCCCCATCCCCTACCAATCAGACTTCTTATCACAAGGGGCACATTTACACTGCCCCCCGTCATATAGTACCACTTGGCTGCATGGTTTATGATTTGGTCCATACACATAGGCAGAAAGTCCGTTCTTATGTGCACAAACAGCGGTTTCATCCCTGCTATTGCAGCCCCTATGGCAACCCCCGTCATTGCGTTTTCCGCTATGGGTATATCCATGACTCTTTCACATCCAAACTCTTGTGCAAGCCCCGTGGTAGTCCCAAATACTCCACCAGGGTCATCCACCCCCTCACCCATTATAAAAAACGACGGGTCCTCTGAAAGCATCCATCTGAGTGCTTCCTTTACTGCATCGGCATAGGTTATAGTTCTCAGCCCTGGTATATGTTGCAGTTCTTTATTGTCTAAATGAACCTTTGTCCATGGCATTAGTTTTTATTTCCTCTATAGTAAACATCCTCGTACAACTGACTGATATCCGGAAACCGGCTTGCTTTTGTAAACTCTAAAGAGTCCTCTATTTCGTTGTTTATATGGGCTTCCATCTCACTGACCTCTTGTTCACTTATCAGTTGTTTTTTTAAAAGAAGCTTTTTGTAAAAATCAATCGGGCACTTCTCCAGCCACTCCTGCAGCTCTTCCTCAGGGCGGCAGCCTTTTTCGTAATCATACTCCGGACCGACATGACATCTCCAGCGATACGTAATACACTCTATCAGAGTTGGGCCGTCTCCGGCATTTGCTCTCTTTACAGCCTGTTCCATCTTATCGTAAACGCTTAGAACGTCGTTGCCGTCAATTTGAACACCAGCCATATTATAGTGCCTTGCAACAGCGGCTATATCAGGGTTAGCATGACGAATCTTTTGATGCGAATTGACGGCATAAAAATTATTCTCACAAACAAATATTACAGGTAGCTTCTTCAGAGATGCAAAGTTCAAACTCTCACAAAAAGTTCCCTCATCCACTGCGCCGTCTCCGAAAAAAGCTACGGAAACACGTGCTTCTTTTCTCATTTTAAATGCCAAAGCCGAGCCCACAGCCAGTGGAATTGAACCGGCCACTATTGCCGATGTACCGGCAATACCGTCTTCAAATGAGGTTATGTGCATAGAGCCGCCCTTGCCTTTTGAACATCCCGTGGCCTTTCCATACAGCTCCGCCGTCAAATAGCGTATGTCCATGCCTTTTGCTATACAGTGTCCGTGGTTTCTGTGCGTGCTGTATATGTAATCTTCCCTGTTTAAGTGTGCACATACGCCGGCTGCCACCGCCTCTTGCCCTATACACAAGTGTATCGGTGTTTGGATTTTACGCTGCGGGTACAACTGTCCGATTTTTTCCTCAAAACGCCTGATCTTTATCATTATATAGAGTAACCAGATATTTTTTGTTTTATTAATATCTAACACTATCGCTGCCTCCGGCCAATTAACCAAGCCCTGATATGAATTTTCCGAACACCTCTGTAACGTAATTAATTGAGGATGTTTTTATCCCGGGCCACAGGCCAATCCAAAAACTGTTTTTCATGACAACATCTGTATTAGGAAGCAGTTGGTGGTACTTTTCCGATAACTTCGCAGATGAGATAACCCCGGAATTCAACACTCTTAACAACACATCAGCATCTGTTAATGCCGGTTGCCTTAACAGATTTCCTGCAAATAATTCCCTTGTTCCAATTCTATGTGATTCTAAATATTTTACAAGATTTAACTTGTTACACTTCCCATTATTTTTTACGGTGACAGGAAAACCAAACCATGCTGGCTCACAGCCGAAAGTGGCCTCAGGCAGCAACAGATAATCTCCAAAGCCTGTCAAATCATCATATAATTGTTTAAAATTATTTTTTCTTTTCTCTATAAACCCAGGCAGGCGATTGAGTTGTGCAAGCCCTGTTGCGGCCTGCCAGTCTGTTATCTTAAGATTATATCCCAGATGGCTATATACGTACTTGTGGTCATATCCAACAGGCAAGCTCCCAAATCTCCGGTCAAACCTCTTCCCACATGTATTATCTCCTCCGGTAGGACACCAGCAATCTCTTCCCCAGTCCCTGAAAGAGGTAAGGATCCTGTAAATCTCCCTGTCGTTTGTGGCAACCGCCCCACCCTCTCCCATAGTGATATGGTGTGCGGGGTAAAAACTAAATGTTGATATGTGGCCAAACGTGCCGGTAAACTTACCATTATACTTAGTACCCAGGGCATCGCAGTTGTCCTCGATAAGCCATAGATTGTACTTGTTGCAGATTTCCAGCACCTTATCCAGATTAAATGCGTTGCCGAGGGTGTGGGCTAAAAAAACCGCCCTTGTCTTTTCCGATATGCAGTCCTCAATATGCGCTGCATCAATGTTATATGTCTGAAGCTCTATGTCGGCAAAAACCGGAATTAATCCATTTTGTACTATAGGGGCTGCCGTTGTCGGAAAACATGCTGCAACCGTTATTACCTCATCACCAGGCTTTAACCGCCTGTGTCCCAGCTTATGGGATGTCAGGGCCGACAGTGCCAATAAATTAGCCGATGACCCGGAGTTAACCGTAAGGACGTGGTTTACTCCTAAAAACCCGGCAAGTTTCTTCTCAAATAAATCATTAAATCTGCCCGTGGTTAACCACATATCCAGTGAAGCATCTATCATATTAAACAGCTCCGTCTCACCTAACACTTTCCCTGATGCTGAAATATAATCCGGCAGCTGCCCGCTCTCAACAGGCCTTAAAGCACTATAATGCGTTTGCGATGAGAACCTGACAAACATTCGTAAAAGCTCATCTAACAATGCCGGTTTCAATTTGCCGTATATACCGGCGATACTGTTGAGAAAAAGTGAGAAAGGTTTTGAAACCGGTATCCTCAAATTTAATGAATTTTCAAGCCCACAGTCGTCCCCTCTTATCTCAAATTCCCATTTTCCATTAACAACAGATTCCGAAGGCAATACAGGGAATCCTAAAAACTCCGTGTCATTAAGTGTATTGGCAATAATCACTGTCCTTTGATTATTCCCCCCGCCTACGTCCCTGAGAGCAACAACTGTACCTGCGTCCATTTCCATAATATCTCTACGGCGTGCTCATGTTGATATTTCGCTCTTTAATAAACGCCATAAAAAACTATTTTCCCCAGACTTTCCATAATCTGTCCCTGGAATTATACAGAGTGTCCAGTTCAATCTTATCCCTCAGGGTATCCATTGACTTCCAGAAGCCTGTGTGTTTATAGGCTGCCATTTTATTTTCCTTTATAATATTCTCAAGCGGTGTTTTTTCCCAAACAGTGTCGTCTCCGTCAATAAAATCAAAAATCTGAGGTTCCAATACAAAAAATCCTCCATTTATCCATCCACCGTCTCCCTTAATCTTTTCGGAAAAAGAATTCACCATGCTTGCGTCATCTATCTGTAACAAACCATATTTACCGACAGGCTGCACCGCAGTTACCGTAACATAGCCGGCATGGGTTTTGTGATATTCAAGGAGGGTGTTTATATTGACATCAGATACCCCGTCTCCGTATGTCAGCATAAATGTCTCATTTCCTATATACTTTTGGATGCGTTTAATTCTGCCTCCGGTCATTGTGTCCAGGCCCGTATTTATCAGGGTGATTTTCCATGGTTCAGCTGTAGAGTCAAGAATTTCGATACTGTTGTTCATCAAGTTGATAGTAATATCTGACAGATGGAGAAAATAGTTAGCAAAATACTCTTTAATTACATAACCCTTATAACCCAGACAAATAATAAAATCGTTAAAACCGTAGTGAGAATATATTTTTAAAATATGCCATAAAATGGGTTTTCCTCCAACCTCCACCATAGGTTTTGGACGAAACTCAGTCTCTTCACTGAGCCTGCTGCCAAGCCCCCCTGCCAAAATAACCACTTTCATAGCTTTTTCATCTTCAGGCGGAGAGCAGTCTCTGAGCTTTCGACGAAACCAACAAAGCTAATCGAATGAATGCAACTTGGTATTGTTCATACGAGAAGGCCATTTTCAATTCGTGGCTGATACTACACCACCTACTCTATAATTTTCGGCACTTTATAGAAATTACCGGTTCTATCCGGCGCATTAGAAAGGGCGTCCTCTAAGGCGATGGAATCTCTCTCGATGTCTTCCCGAAACACATTCATTAAGGGGATAACGTGCGAGGTGGGCTCTATGCCGTCTGTGTTGAGTTCGTTTAGTTTTTCAACATAGAGCAAGATGTCGTTTAACTGCTTTCCAAATATTTCAAGCTCATCGGCATCTAATTTCAGCCTGGAAAGCGCTGCTATGTGTTTTACGTCACCGGTTGTTATACCCAATGTTCTCCACCTCTCATATTTTCTCTAAGTTGGCAAATTTCAGCGCAAGCCTCTTTATACCAACCTGTGGGAAATTAACCGTCACTTTTACGTCATTTTCCTCGCCGTAACAGTCCCTCACCACCCCTATGCCCCACTTAGGGTGTTTCACCCTGCATCCGGAATTGTACGGAAATTCAACCGGCTCTTTTTTGCCCTCAGGGGCCTTTGCCGAGTTGCTTGCAGGGATTGCATTTTTTTCAAGCCACAGACAACAGTCCTTTGGTATGTCTTTAAGAAAACGGGACGGTTCCTGTTCCTGAAACCTTGCATAAAGCCTCCGCCTGCGTGCCCCCGTCATAAACAATATATCCTTTGCTCTTGTCATGCCCAGATAAAACAGCCTTCTCTCCTCATCAAGCTCCTCTTCTGATTCAGTGGCCTTAAAGTATGGAATCAGCCCATCCTCAAGGCCGGTTATAAACACTACAGGAAACTCCATCCCTTTTACATTGTGGAGGGTTGTCAGAGTGATGGCACTCTTAATTGCGGTGTCGTTGTTGTTTGTTGTTGATATGGCCACCATGTCGAGAAAATCCATCAGAGGCATGTTGCCGTTTGCAAACATCAACTCCGTTATCTCACTTAGCTCGTTTTCATCAAGAATTTCTATGTAACCGGTCAGTGTGCCGATTAGCTTAATGCCGTCTGAGACGGTGTGGACTTCAGAGCTGGAAAGAGTGTCAAGAAGGGAGACAAAAGATTTAAGTTTTTCTTTAACTTGTGCCGTCAACCCTTTGGCATTACAAACATTTTGCATAGAAGCATAGAGACTGATTCCCTCTTTTTTAGCTTCCTGTTCAAGTTTAGAAATGGTGTTTGCTGAAATTGACCGTGCCGGGAGGTTTATTATTCTCCTTATACTTACGTTATCATCGGAATTGACTATCAACCTCAGATACGATATTATGTCTTTGATTTCTTTTTTCTGGTAAAAGTTTGTACCGCCTAATACCCTAAAAGGAATTCTCTCATTTTTCAGGGCATCCTCTATTACTCTTGACTGCAACGGCACCCTGTACAGTATTGCTATATCTCCAAACACATAACTACCCTTGAGGTAAAGGTCCTTTATGTTTTTTGCTATATACTTAGCCTCATCCTCTTCCGAAATAAACCAGTAATGGCAGACTTTTTCACCAGCCGCCTTTTCAGTCCAAAGCGGTTTGGTTTTTCTGTTTCTGTTTTTTTCTATTATACTGTGTGATACATCAAGAATGTTCTTTGTGAAACGATATGCCTGCTCAAGGTTTATCGCCATGGCATCGGGAAAATCCTTTTCAAATCTGTTTAATATGTTCTCACTCTCAAGCCCCTTATACTTATAAGTAGTCTGGTCATCATCTCCGGCAACAAGAATATGTCTGTTTGTTTCAGATAAAACTTTTAACAAATAGTACTGGGAATAAGTCGAGTCCTGAAACTCATCAACCATGATATAGTTAAACAGGTTTGTGTATTTTTCTAAGATGTCGGGGTTTTCCTCAAATAGCTTTATAGTGTAAATAATGAGATCGTCATAATCAAGAGCACCGGACTTTGCCATTTCATCCTGGTAACGAACATATACTTTAATCAGTTTTTCATCAAAATCAAAATTATTGGTGGAGGATAAAATATCCTCAGGCATAAGCAGGGATGACTTAAAACAACTTATCTTAGAAAGCACCCCCTTATACAGAGCCTCATAGAGTTTCATATCACTAAGGATATGTCTTATCAACCTGCACTGATCATCATTGTCATAGATAACAAAATCCCCTTTTACAGATAATCTCGACCGCTCTTCTCTCAATATTCTGCTGCATTGGGAATAAAAAGTACCTATCCATGCCTCTTCCAGGTCCTCCGAGACAATGTACGATATCCGGCTTTTCATCTCATTGGCTGCCTTGATGGAGAAGGCGATGGCAAGCATGTTTTCGTACTTTTGCTTGTCTTTTTTGTACAGATGGCTGTACTTATGAGTTATGAGCTGAGTCTTACCGCTTCCGGCTCCGGCCAGCACAAGAATTGGAGACTCCATATGCTCGATAGCCGCACCCTGCTTAGGGTTTAACTTATCAACAGATAAATGCTCAAACATAAAGTCCACTCCTTGGATTATAGCAAATTAAGTAATAACTTTGCAATGTTTTATGCCGTGTCATAATCTATTCAACTGTTACACTTTTTGCAAGATTCCTCGGCTGGTCCACATCACAGCCCCGTATAACTGCTATATGATACGCAAGGAGCTGCAAGGGAGCAGTCATAAGCACAGAATTTAAACAGGTATTTGAAAATGGTACCGAGATAAAACTATCGGCCATGGCTTTAACATAAGGATCATCATAATTGGAAACAACAATGGTTCTGCCTCCTCTGGATTTAACCTCTTCAATATTATTTAAGACTTTTTCGTAAAGGGAATCCTTTGACAGAAGAATAACCACAGGGAGCCCGTCGTCTATAAGGGCAATAGGGCCGTGTTTCATCTCACCGGCAGGATAACCCTCGGCGTGGATGTATGAAATCTCTTTAAGCTTAAGTGCACCCTCAAGAGCTATCGGGTAGAGAATCCCCCGGCCTAGGAAAAGAAAGTCATTTGACTTATGGACGGAGCGTGCCAGTTTCTCAATCTCTGCATCCATGAGCAAAATGTGCTCAAACAACACAGGCAAATGAAGCAGGTCTTTTATCAATCCGGCTGTATCTGTGTGTTTAGGGGCAAGGGAAAGGGCAAAAAGATACAAGGAAACTAACTGAGTCACAAAAGCCTTAGTTGAGGCTACTCCTATTTCAGGCCCCGAATGGGTATAAAACACGTAATCGGACTCTCTTGATGCAGTGCTTCCAACGACGTTACAGATAGTTAAAGTTCTTGCTCCACACTTCTTAGCCTCTTTCAGGGCGGCAAGAGTATCCGCCGTTTCACCGGACTGGGTTATGGAAATAAACAAATCCCCCTTCCCTATTATGGGTTTGCGATACCTGAACTCCGAGGATATATCCACCTCAGTGGCAACACGCGCCAGTGACTCAATCATATACTTGCCGCAGAGACCGGCGTGCCATGATGTACCGCAGGCGCTTATAAAGACCTTTTTTATGTCTTTTAATTCAACGGCTGTCAGGCCAAACTCATAGAGGTTAACCTTAGCTGCATCGGAGTTGACCCTGCCCGTTATTGTGTCGGCAATTGCCCTGGGCTGTTCAAATATCTCTTTGAGCATAAAATGTTTGTAGCCGCCTTTTTCAGCCATTGCAGAGCTCCACGTAATTTTTACAGGCTCTCTGTGGACGGGGGCACCGTCTGAGTTAACAATTGAAGCAGCATCTTTGGTTAAAATTGCCAAATCCCCGTCTTCCATGAAAACAACGTCCCTCGTGCTGCTTAAAAAAGCCGGCACATCGGAGGCTGCAAAATACTCGCCGTCACCAAGCCCTATTACAAGCGGGCTGTCCTTACGTGCGCATACTATTTTTTCCGGTTGTCGTTCACTGAGCACACTTAGGGCGTAGGAGCCGTTTAAACGTTTTATAGATTTTCTAAGGGCATCCTCAAGTGATACATCCTTCTCATAGTAACCGTTTATAATGTGGCAGATTACCTCGGTATCGGTGTCGGATTTAAATGTAATACCCTTGTCTAAGAGTTCTTTTTTGAGTTCTATGAAGTTTTCTATAATTCCGTTGTGAACTATTGCAATAGGCCCCACTCTGTGGGGATGAGCATTATTTTCAGTCGGAGAGCCGTGAGTTGCCCATCTGGTATGCCCTATGCCCACACAGCTCTGAGGTTTTAACTGGTTAACCTTATTGACAAGCTCGTTTATTTTTCCCTTACACCGGACTATCTCCATCTTGCTCTCCGTATTTATATAGGCCAGGCCGGCAGAGTCGTATCCTCTGTATTCAAGTTTTTTCAAGCCGTCTAAAATCAGGCCGGCTGCATTGTTTTTGCCAATGTATCCTATTATTCCACACATGGATTATTCCCCTTTAGCCGGGCGCTTTTTTAACGTCCAGCCGGCAATGTGTTGCTGTTTACTACGGGCTACGGCAAGGGTATCCTCAGGCACATCTTTTGTTATTGTGGAACCGGCCCCTACCGTGGCATTTTTATTAATTGTCACAGGGGCTACAAGCTGTGTGCCGCTTCCTATGAAAACTCCGTCTTTGATGACCGTTTTGTGCTTGTTTTTACCGTCATAGTTACACGTTATCGTCCCTGCCCCAATGTTTATATCCGTACCAAGCTCAGAGTCCCCGATGTAGGTCAGATGTGAGGCTTTGGAGTTATAGCCGATTTGGGAGTTTTTTATCTCCACAAAATTCCCAATCTTACCCTTTGGGCCTATCACTGAGCCGGGCCTTATATGGGCAAACGGCCCTATGGCGGAGTCTGTGAGAATTTTTGACTTTTCCACCACAGTTGAGTCTTTAATTACAACTCCATCTTCCAGTACCGTGTCGAGAAGCCTTACATTTGGATAAATCGTACAGTTTGAGCCTATGTGAGTATCCCCCTCAATCACCACATTTGGATAAACAACAGTGTCTTTTCCTATTGTAACACCGGGGGAGATAAACACCGAATCAATATCCATAAGCGTAACTCCGTTTCCCATCCAAAGTTCCGCTATATCTCTTTGCATAACCCTCTGTGCCGTTAAAAGTTCCTGCCTTGAGTTTATTCCTAAAAACTCCTTTTCGTTATCGGCTTTAAAAGCGGCTGTCTTAAGCTTTTCCTTTATGGATAATTCCACTATGTCGGTTAAATAATACTCACCGTTTTTTTCATTTTTCCCGATTTTTTCAAGAAGCGGCATAACAGCTGAACTAATAACATAAAATCCGCTGTTTACCTCGGTAATGCTTTTAACCTCTTCTGAGGCGTCGTTGTGCTCAACAATCCGGCTGATTTCGTTATCCACCATGCTTCTTACAATACGCCCGTATGCTGCCGGCACTGAGGCATCAAAGGTAACAACTGTAAGATCATTTCCTTTATTTACATGGAATTTTATAACATTTTCTAAAGTTTTACTTTTAATAAGTGGAGTGTCTCCGGTAACAACCACTATCAGGTCATATGAGTCATTAATACTATTAACTGCTGCCTTAAGGGCATCTGCCGTACCAAGTGGTTCTTTTTGATAAACAAACTCCACTGAACCGTCTTTTGCAATGTCTTTAATTCCCTCCGTGTGGTGCGATATTACAACAACGGTTTTCTCAACATTGGACGTTTCAGACAAACAATCCATCGAGTAGCTAATCATGGGTTTACCTAAAATCCTGTGCAGCACTTTCGGCTGAGAAGAATTCATCCTCTTTCCCAGCCCGGCCGCCAAAATTACACCGCAGATTTTCATGTTTTCAACTTCTTTCCTTCTGAATTTTTGTATCGTATTTTTCAGGCATATTATTGTCTTAACTCAACACGCATCTTAAGCTCGATGATTTTAGTGTCTCTAAGGAGCTTGATGATTACAAAATCATCAGGTTTTTTAGTGGAAAGCATTTTCATTATATCTTGCATATAAGCAACCTTAACACCGTTTACCTCAAGTATTACATCACCTCCGAGATAAACAGATGTGCCACTTATATTTACCGGTCTGTTACCGCCCCTGATACCTGCCTTATAAGCAGGGCCTCCGATAACAACCTCTGAAACCAAAATACCCCTGTTTACCGGCAGTCCGACGGCTTTGGAGAGATTTTCCCAAAGTGGCAAACCCACTATCCCCATCCATGGCCTTCTTGTTCTGCCGTACTTTATTAAGTCCGGGATAAGGCCCTTAGCAGTGTTTATCGGTATGGCAAAACCTATTCCGATATTTCCGCCTGAGGGCGTAAATATAGCCGAGTTTATACCTATCATTTTTCCCTCGGTATCGAGAAGCGGGCCGCCGGAGTTTCCAGGATTTATAGGCGTATCTGTCTGTATGACGTCCTCTATGACCCGGCCATGTTCTGTAGTGAGCGGCCTGCCGGTTGCGCTGATTATGCCGGCGGTAAGTGTGGAGTTTAGTCCAAAAGGATTACCTATAGCAAAAACCCGCTGCCCCGGCTGCAAGCCCTCGGAGTTTCCAAATTCAAGTGCCTTAAAGGTAGTGGGAGTTTCAGTTAGGATTTTTATTATAGCCAGGTCGCTGTCTGCGTCGGCACCGATAAACTTAGCCTTAAATTTTTTACCGTCATTCATGACAATGGTAATGTCCGAGGTGTCTTCAACAACGTGGTAATTGGTAACAACGTAACCGTCCTGGGATATTATTGAGCCGGAACCGGAGCCTTTTTGCGGATAAACGGAAAAGAAATCTCTCATTAATGTTGTTGTGGTTATATTTACAACAGAGGGACTGGCATTTTTGAAGACGGAAATATTTATTTCTTCCTCAGGGGTAAGCTTTGCCCCTGTTGCAATACCATGAGTTAAAACAAGTACAAGAAATATAATAAGCCTTTTAATTGTCATGTGCAGGCTGTAGAGCAGTCATAATTCTCAGGAAGCATCAGCAAGAAAGCCCTCCGGCATGTCGAAGTTGGCGTAAATATTCTGAACGTCCTCAAGCTCATCAAGGGCATCCATAAGCCTTAGCAGTTGCCCTGCTGTAGCGGAATCCACGGAAACATAATTGCCGGGAACCATGGTAATATCTGAAGAGGAGACAACAATACCGGCGGAGATAACAGCACTTTTCACTGTCTCCACAGAGTCGGGAGCAGTTATTATCTCGTAGCTTTCGTCTTCCGGCTCATTTTTCATGTCCTCAGCCCCGGACTCCAGCGCTATTGTCATCAGCTGCTCTTCAGAGGCTGCCTTTTTGTCAACAACTATAGTACCCTTTTTTGAAAACATCCAGGAAACACATCCTGTTTCACCGAGATTGCCGCCGCTTTTAGTGAGAAGTCTTCTGATTTCCGCCACAGTCCTGTTTCTGTTGTCAGTCATTGCCTCAATAAGGAGAGCTACTCCCGCAGGACCGTATCCCTCATACATTATCTCCTCATACATAGTACCAGGCAGCTCACCTGTACCCTTCTGTACTGCTCTTTTTATATTATCATAGGGCATATTCTCTTCTTTAGCTTTTTCAATAGCACCGCGAAGGCGGGCATTACCGTCGGGGTCACCACCGCCTATTCTTGCCGCCACAGTTATCTCCTTTACAATTTTGGAAAAAACCTTTCCTCTTTTAGAATCCGTTGTTGCTTTTTTTCTTTTTATCTGAGCCCATTTAGAATGCCCTGCCATCATACCCCCGGTTATATATATCTATCAATATCTATCAAAGCACACCTCACATTATAATATAAGCTGCACTAAAAATTCATTATTTTTTTTCGTTTGGTTAATTAAAATAAAAATATTGGTTTCTGCTTTGAACTTGGCTACTATTTTAACCAATTGGGCTATCTTTCATGTTTCTATCATAAGTATCTCTGGCAAAAAGTTTTTGTCATCTTCTGACTGCAGCTTGGTATTAGTATGATAGTAGTTTGCTAAGAGCGATATATCACTCTAAAAAAATATGCTTTTCAGTAGTAGAAATGATATACTGAGGATAGTAAGTAAAACATTGTTTTTATAACTGTACGGGTGTATTAATAAATTTAAAAAGTATGGGGCGGAAATAGACTAATGTTAGTTACCGTTGTTTAAAATATTAAGAGCAGGGGAGCTGTTATTTTGGTTAATGATGATAAACAGACTGTTTTAAGTGCCAATCTGAATGTTTTCAGAAGGTATTTTTTGATTATACTTGTTACTGTTGTGATAGTGACTTTTATTATTACGTACTATCTGGGGCCTACATTTTCCGAATATGCCTGCAAGGCTTTGAGTATAGGCAAAACGGCGTCGGAATCCATCTTTTACACAGCCTGGTTGTTTCTTATTTTTGTTCTGATTTTTTTTGTAAGTAGTTATACTTTAAAGGCGGCCTCTAAAAGAGTACTGAAGAGGATGGAAAAGGAAACAGACAAAATTGACCACTGTTATAAGTTATTGATAGCTAAATTGAGCAGCTATTTTATCTCACAGCGACAATTAACTAGACTTACGAACGCTCAGATGGAAGACATCATAAAATCAACGGATTCTGCATCTTTTGAGATAATTGCCCATCTTAAATCTATAGACGAGTCAATATCAGAGATGCTTCAGACCCTTGCAAGGCTAAAAAGCGAGTCTGAGGAACTATCCGACGCATCCCGCACTACAATAGAGGAAAACGAAAAAACCCTCTCCACCGTACATGATTACATGACACATCGCCTTGAGGAGGCAGATAAGGACTTTGAGCTGGGCAAAGAGCTTACGGGGAAATCTAACCACATGTCCGGTCTGATAAAGCTCCTTAAAGACATCAGCGACCAGACAAACCTTCTTGCATTAAATGCAGCAATAGAGGCGGCACGTGCCGGTGAGATGGGAAGAGGGTTTGCCGTTGTTGCCGATGAGGTAAGAAAACTTTCACAAAAATCTCATGAATCCACTGCTGAGATAGGAACTGCAATAATGGACGTTGCAAAGATTATTGAGCATAGGTTTCAGGCGGAAATAAATAAACAAGTACATGAAGCAGAGCACG
Above is a window of Nitrospirae bacterium YQR-1 DNA encoding:
- the glmU gene encoding bifunctional UDP-N-acetylglucosamine diphosphorylase/glucosamine-1-phosphate N-acetyltransferase GlmU, with protein sequence MKICGVILAAGLGKRMNSSQPKVLHRILGKPMISYSMDCLSETSNVEKTVVVISHHTEGIKDIAKDGSVEFVYQKEPLGTADALKAAVNSINDSYDLIVVVTGDTPLIKSKTLENVIKFHVNKGNDLTVVTFDASVPAAYGRIVRSMVDNEISRIVEHNDASEEVKSITEVNSGFYVISSAVMPLLEKIGKNEKNGEYYLTDIVELSIKEKLKTAAFKADNEKEFLGINSRQELLTAQRVMQRDIAELWMGNGVTLMDIDSVFISPGVTIGKDTVVYPNVVIEGDTHIGSNCTIYPNVRLLDTVLEDGVVIKDSTVVEKSKILTDSAIGPFAHIRPGSVIGPKGKIGNFVEIKNSQIGYNSKASHLTYIGDSELGTDINIGAGTITCNYDGKNKHKTVIKDGVFIGSGTQLVAPVTINKNATVGAGSTITKDVPEDTLAVARSKQQHIAGWTLKKRPAKGE
- a CDS encoding YebC/PmpR family DNA-binding transcriptional regulator, with product MAGHSKWAQIKRKKATTDSKRGKVFSKIVKEITVAARIGGGDPDGNARLRGAIEKAKEENMPYDNIKRAVQKGTGELPGTMYEEIMYEGYGPAGVALLIEAMTDNRNRTVAEIRRLLTKSGGNLGETGCVSWMFSKKGTIVVDKKAASEEQLMTIALESGAEDMKNEPEDESYEIITAPDSVETVKSAVISAGIVVSSSDITMVPGNYVSVDSATAGQLLRLMDALDELEDVQNIYANFDMPEGFLADAS
- a CDS encoding trypsin-like peptidase domain-containing protein codes for the protein MTIKRLIIFLVLVLTHGIATGAKLTPEEEINISVFKNASPSVVNITTTTLMRDFFSVYPQKGSGSGSIISQDGYVVTNYHVVEDTSDITIVMNDGKKFKAKFIGADADSDLAIIKILTETPTTFKALEFGNSEGLQPGQRVFAIGNPFGLNSTLTAGIISATGRPLTTEHGRVIEDVIQTDTPINPGNSGGPLLDTEGKMIGINSAIFTPSGGNIGIGFAIPINTAKGLIPDLIKYGRTRRPWMGIVGLPLWENLSKAVGLPVNRGILVSEVVIGGPAYKAGIRGGNRPVNISGTSVYLGGDVILEVNGVKVAYMQDIMKMLSTKKPDDFVIIKLLRDTKIIELKMRVELRQ
- the glmS gene encoding glutamine--fructose-6-phosphate transaminase (isomerizing), encoding MCGIIGYIGKNNAAGLILDGLKKLEYRGYDSAGLAYINTESKMEIVRCKGKINELVNKVNQLKPQSCVGIGHTRWATHGSPTENNAHPHRVGPIAIVHNGIIENFIELKKELLDKGITFKSDTDTEVICHIINGYYEKDVSLEDALRKSIKRLNGSYALSVLSERQPEKIVCARKDSPLVIGLGDGEYFAASDVPAFLSSTRDVVFMEDGDLAILTKDAASIVNSDGAPVHREPVKITWSSAMAEKGGYKHFMLKEIFEQPRAIADTITGRVNSDAAKVNLYEFGLTAVELKDIKKVFISACGTSWHAGLCGKYMIESLARVATEVDISSEFRYRKPIIGKGDLFISITQSGETADTLAALKEAKKCGARTLTICNVVGSTASRESDYVFYTHSGPEIGVASTKAFVTQLVSLYLFALSLAPKHTDTAGLIKDLLHLPVLFEHILLMDAEIEKLARSVHKSNDFLFLGRGILYPIALEGALKLKEISYIHAEGYPAGEMKHGPIALIDDGLPVVILLSKDSLYEKVLNNIEEVKSRGGRTIVVSNYDDPYVKAMADSFISVPFSNTCLNSVLMTAPLQLLAYHIAVIRGCDVDQPRNLAKSVTVE